The Manihot esculenta cultivar AM560-2 chromosome 8, M.esculenta_v8, whole genome shotgun sequence genomic interval GCCTATTATCAATATTATTGAATCTATTAGGCAGAAATGTATGGTTAGGTTGCATAGAAGATTTGCTAAAGCTCAAACATGGGAAGGGATAGTTACACCAAGAACAAAGAaagtattgaataaaatcattaCTGCCAGTAGGTTTCTTAAATTGCTCCCTGGTAGAAATGAAGAGTATGAGGTTCATGAGGGTCCATGTAGGTTTGCTGTTAGTTTAGCTAAAAGGACATGCAGTTGTGGATGGTGGGATATAAGTGGTTTACCATGCAAGCATGCTGCTAGAGCAATTGCATATGTTAGGGGCAATATTGAAGAGTTTTGCCATGAATATTACACTGTGCAGTGCTATTCAAGAGTTTATGCAGGTGCCATACATCCTGTTCCTCAAGCTGAGCTTGAACCTGATAATAAACACCCATCAATGTTGCCACCTCCTTTGAGGAGGCAACCAGGAAGGCCAAGGAAGGCTAGAAAGAGAGATGAGAGTGAACCACCAGCAAGAGGAAGGAGGACAGCAACTGTCACTTGTGCTAGGTGCTTACAAACAGGCCACAATAAGAGAACTTGTCAATATGCTGCTGTTGGGGTAACTATACCTTTGTTTGCTTGCATATAATGAATCTATTTTAACCTTTTTAACCTTTTTaacctttttatgtatttctcTAATTGTAGGCAAATATGGCTGCAAGTCAAAAGAAGAGAAAACACACTACTGCATCAGGTGCGGGGACTTCAAGAGGGGTTAATACTAATCAAGTGGGATCAAGTGGTGGACCAACTATCTAAAGGAGCCTTTGGAATATCAAATGATCTTTTTGAGAATGTTGTTAGTTGATGGGATATAATTTGTACATTTTAGGAAAACATGTATTTTGGGGCATTGGATTGAGCTTTTTGTCTATTTGGAAATATTGTAAATCTGTGCACAGATTCTTTTCTGGGATTTTATCATAGATATTGGTACAGTGCTACAGATATTGGCCTTACTTGATCATTAAAATGGCAGTAATAGATGTATGACATTGTAATGATCAAGTCTGATTTTGTAAAGTCTCATTTTGTAATacatatttgaacaaaaaggaCATATTAATGAAGTTATGCCTTTAATTTCATTTGCTCAGCTCCAATTTTATTCATTGTgcatttataaaatttgtttGTATTTGATATTAAGTTACAGTTGGATAAATGTAACATTATCATCACTcttctattacttttaattttacaacTTCTAAGTCCAtctatttaagtatttaaaatttctccgtcctttaagttttaacgtttacaattttttagtccttatatattaaatttcgaAACTATTAGGTCCTCCAGTTTTGAATCAGTACAACTGTTTGGTGCTTCATTTTAACCATTCACTTACAAGAAACTAACATGCTAAAATTCCACTCATCTAACTTAGATAAATAGTACAGAATTCATTCATACATAAAAAACATACTACAatctggttcaacataacttctATCTTCTGCAGCTTTATATAATGCATCTAAACAACTTTTTATGGTGTTTTTACAGCAAACACTATCAAgagtaataatataattatcataCAATTCTTCATCTGGTTCAAAATAGCTTCAATCTTTTGCAGCTTTACATGTAATTTTTTGGTCTCTTCATTAATCTTCAGCAACTCTTCTTTAATCTCTGCAATCATTCTTGATAAGTTGGCCTTGAATACCTCTAACCCCTCACCTATACTGTTTGATGTTGGAGAGTTCACATTTGTTGGAATGCACCACCCAAGAAATGACCCACATTTGTTATCTCGACAGTAATAATACAGCTTGTTTGGATTACTAGCAGATTCAGATATGCGAACCCCCGCTCTTTTTCCACAGCAGCAATTCACATTCATGTAACCACCATCCCAGCTTCCCATCGATCCGCTGATGCCAAACATTCTCGCGAAGATAGAATGAATCCTTTAGGTGCTTGATCGTCGGCTATTATGAACGAAACGGAGGTGGGATCCTTTCAGTGCTTGATCAATGTTGAAGATAGTTTGCCGAGAGATGATGGAGTATGCTGAAAAGGGTAAAATTGGAGGTGAGAGAGTAAAGGGAGGATTGTCTGCTGAGAGATGATGAGAGGTTGCTTCTAGGGTTGTAATCGGACTGTTATGGCAAACCCACCCATACATTTCTGCTTAATAGGGATTGAAAAGGGTAAAAtaggatttttaaaatattctctctccttttcatcttatttttaacAGAAAAGATGGTAATAGTGGATGGAAGGACTGATTTGTTAACGTTTTGATtatataaggacattttaataggtttctgaaaatacagggactgacttgttaataatggcaatacccagggactaaatcataaattaccctaaaatttaataactcaataagataaaatttacaaaaataattaatattaagaacTAACACACTATATCatatatatttgatttaattaattcatctgattaataatctaatttaattactaaaactaaagtaaataattataagTTATTGACTCTGGCGAagtaagattaaattaattaattaaatattatcacTTATCTTTTAATAACTGGTAatctctaattaatttttcaaacaatataatatgattatttttttaaaaactcaactaagtcaaattttcattttcaattcaattaattttttatgatatttaattCTCTTGTGTTCTGAAATATTTCCTCTCAATATTAATTTCGGTATGAAATCATTTAAGGATGCACAAATAGTACTCAAAAGCATTGATATAAAGATTGAATAATAGttcaagtaaaaaaaaaatcaactcatAGATTAGATGTATAGATTCCTCTCCTTCTAAGTCTTCAAATTTTTCTCCTTGATCCATTATGATCTTTATcgtataaaaaaatcaaaatgtgAGTGAAAAGTATTTCAAACTCTACGATGTATTTATAGTCCATTAGACTCATTCCTCTAAAGTAAATTTggaaaattaagttttttttttgaaaagcaAGTTTCgctttatatatgaaaatgaacAATACGGCATAAAAGGAGAAAACACAAGGCAGCCTTGGATTACACAGGCTGCctcatcctttttttttttttctcttaaaaatgcTCTAAAAATTTTTGGTGTTGAGACGTGCTTCCTTCATGCCTTAATTGACTttattctataaaaataataaaaataaataaagtacaaaataaaaatataaaattaaaaattttaaaattaaatataaatatctaataaaaataaagaaaattaataaaagggtaatttatgatttagtccctgggtattgccattattaacaagtcagtccctgtattttcagaaacctattaaaatgtccttatataATCAAAACGTTAACAAATCAGTCCTTCCATCCACTATTACCATCTTTTCTgttaaaaataagatgaaaaggagagagaatattttaaaaatcctaTTTTACCCTTTTCAATCCCTATTAAGCAGAAATGTATGGGTGGGTTTGCCATAACAGTCCGATTACAACCCTAGAAGCAACCTCTCATCATCTCTCAGCAGACAATCCTCCCTTTACTCTCTCACCTCCAATTTTACCCTTTTCAGCATACTCCATCATCTCTCGGCAAACTATCTTCAACATTGATCAAGCACTGAAAGGATCCCACCTCCGTTTCGTTCATAATAGCCGACGATCAAGCACCTAAAGGATTCATTCTATCTTCGCGAGAATGTTTGGCATCAGCGGATCGATGGGAAGCTGGGATGGTGGTTACATGAATGTGAATTGCTGCTGTGGAAAAAGAGCGGGGGTTCGCATATCTGAATCTGCTAGTAATCCAAACAAGCTGTATTATTACTGTCGAGATAACAAATGTGGGTCATTTCTTGGGTGGTGCATTCCAACAAATGTGAACTCTCCAACATCAAACAGTATAGGTGAGGGGTTAGAGGTATTCAAGGCCAACTTATCAAGAATGATTGCAGAGATTAAAGAAGAGTTGCTGAAGATTAATGAAGAGACCAAAAAATTACATGTAAAGCTGCAAAAGATTGAAGCTATTTTGAACCAGATGAAGAATTGtatgataattatattattactcTTGATAGTGTTTGCTGTAAAAACACCATAAAAAGTTGTTTAGATGCATTATATAAAGCTGCAGAAGATagaagttatgttgaaccagatTGTAGTATGTTCTTTATGTATGAATGAATTCTGTACTATTTATCTAAGTTAGATGAGTGGAATTTTAGCATGTTAGTTTCTTGTAAGTGAATGGTTAAAATGAAGCACCAAACAGTTGTACTGATTCAAAACTGGAGGACCTAATAGTTtcgaaatttaatatataaggactaaaaaattgtaaacgttaaaacttaaaggacggagaaattttaaatacttaaatagaTGGACTTAGAAgttgtaaaattaaaagtaatagaagAGTGATGATAATGTTACATTTATCCAACTGTAACTTAATATCAAATACaaacaaattttataaatgcACAATGAATAAAATTGGAGCTGAGCAAATGAAATTAAAGGCATAACTTCATTAATATGtcctttttgttcaaatatgtATTACAAAATGAGACTTTACAAAATCAGACTTGATCATTACAATGTCATACATCTATTACTGCCATTTTAATGATCAAGTAAGGCCAATATCTGTAGCACTGTACCAATATCTATGATAAAATCCCAGAAAAGAATCTGTGCACAGATTTACAATATTTCCAAATAGACAAAAAGCTCAATCCAATGCCCCAAAATACATGTTTTCCTAAAATGTACAAATTATATCCCATCAACTAACAACATTCTCAAAAAGATCATTTGATATTCCAAAGGCTCCTTTAGATAGTTGGTCCACCACTTGATCCCACTTGATTAGTATTAACCCCTCTTGAAGTCCCCGCACCTGATGCAGTAGTGTGTTTTCTCTTCTTTTGACTTGCAGCCATATTTGCCTACAATTAgagaaatacataaaaaggttAAAAAGGTTAAAAAGGTTAAAATAGATTCATTATATGCAAGCAAACAAAGGTATAGTTACCCCAACAGCAGCATATTGACAAGTTCTCTTATTGTGGCCTGTTTGTAAGCACCTAGCACAAGTGACAGTTGCTGTCCTCCTTCCTCTTGCTGGTGGTTCACTCTCATCTCTCTTTCTAGCCTTCCTTGGCCTTCCTGGTTGCCTCCTCAAAGGAGGTGGCAACATTGATGGGTGTTTATTATCAGGTTCAAGCTCAGCTTGAGGAACAGGATGTATGGCACCTGCATAAACTCTTGAATAGCACTGCACAGTGTAATATTCATGGCAAAACTCTTCAATATTGCCCCTAACATATGCAATTGCTCTAGCAGCATGCTTGCATGGTAAACCACTTATATCCCACCATCCACAACTGCATGTCCTTTTAGCTAAACTAACAGCAAACCTACATGGACCCTCATGAACCTCATACTCTTCATTTCTACCAGGGAGCAATTTAAGAAACCTACTGGCAGtaatgattttattcaatacttTCTTTGTTCTTGGTGTAACTATCCCTTCCCATGTTTGAGCTTTAGCAAATCTTCTATGCAACCTAACCATACATTTCTGCCTAATAGATTCAATAATATTGATAATAGGCAAACCTCTCAATTTCACTATCCATGCATTGAATGATTCGGTCATGTTGTTAGTGTAATTGTCACACTTAGCTTCAGGCCAGAATGCATGTCTAGTCCATTGACTGAATGGTATGTTGATCAACCAGTCATATGGCTTTTGATCTCGCTTGGGCTTCAAATTCTTCATGTGAAGCCAAAACTCATAAGAATGAGTACTCTTTGCAGCATTCCAAAAATCATCTCTGAGCATCAGTCCAGGGAACTCTTTCTTGAAATTCATGTATAAATGCCTGCAACAAACTCTATGAGATGCATTGGGAAATATATTTTTGACAGCATCAATGAGTCCCTACAACAAAAAAATAGTTAGTAACTTAAATTAATAGCATATAGTTCAATatgctaaattaaaaaaaaaattgaatattaattcATACCTTTTGCCTATCTGACATAATAGTTAAAGGCCTAGCATCAGTTCCTCCACCAATGCAAGAATAAAGATTCTCTAGGAAAAATGTCCAGCTATCACCACATTCTGCTTCAACTATAGAAAATGCAAGAGGTAGCACACCTCTATTTCCATCCAGTATGACTGCAACTAGGAAAATCCCTCCATATGGACCCTTCAAGTGGCAACCATCTAATCCTATAAAGGGTCTACAACCATTCTCAAACCCAGACTTTATAGCATCAAACATAATCCATATTCTTTGAAAAACAAAAGGATCATCTTCATTAACCCTTGGAGCTGGCTGAATTTTTACAACTGTACCCGGGTTATATGTTTGCAAATAATGGACATATTTCTTAAGTTTTTGGAAACTTTCACAATGCATGCCCATATTCTCATCTCTAGCCTTGCACTTAGCTCTATATAATTGCCACACAGGAACTTCCACACCCCATTTTCCCATCAACTCATGCTGCATGAGTTCATAACTCATGTCAGGGTCTGCCCTCAGATTTTCCCTAAGTTTTTCTACTATCCACTTAGtgtttgaattcaaattttcatttcttaatGGTCTTATGCATGTGTGCTCATCATGTAGAGTCTTAACCATGAAAGTGACTTGGTCAGACAAAACTGATGCATGAAACCTCCAGGGACATCCTGTACTGGAACACTTAGCTGTTAATCTAGTAGAGTCATTTTTAACTCTTGTAATATCATATCCCCCCTTAATAGCATAATCTCTCATTGCATTCCTCAAAGTTACAATGTCCTTAAAAACTTGGCCCTTTTTAAACAAAATCCCTTCCCCTTCATTGTGTTGGAAGGGATGATCATACATGCCATGATAaggatcaatatattttttctttctattatttGGATCATAAGACTCATTCTCACTATCTTCAACCTCTTTGTCATTGTCACTAGCATAACCTGATAACCCATCTGACTCCTCAGTACTAATCTCATTGTCAAATATAACTTCTTCAGGTAAATCATCTCCAACCTCACTTTCATTGAATGATACATCACTTTCAGAATCAATTTGTGGTGATTCATTGGCCCCTCCCCCTAACTGCCCACTTTCACTAACACTTTCCTGTCTTATCCCTCTACCTCTAGTAAAACTGCTTCTTCCTCCCTTTCCTCTTAATGGCACACTCCTGCCCCTACCTCTTGTGGACACATCCCTATTTAATGGGGGAGTTTTTCTACCTAAGGCATCATCAAGGTTAATATCCTCAACAGTATTACCACCCTCACCAAGGTTACTACCCTCACCAGTATCACTGCTCTCACCAATAATAcaaacatcatcatcatcatcgtcatcatcaGACATCTCAGTGTTCAGAGGGACCCCCTTTACGTGTACAGTCAAAGGCAATTTATGACTATGTTTGTACAACTCAAAAGCCAACATTAAATCATCATCATTTTCTACACTCATCCCACTACCAGTAACAAACGAAACAAATGATGCAGCTATGTTAAACAACTTATAAACATCAGACAACAAGGATATGTACGAATACCTTACAATAGGGACATTATATAAAGAATCAGTTTTGTTTTCATATGTCAACACCACAGTAAATCTCTCTTCCACAGCCATGTTTTCAGACCTGCACACATGAATCACACATTCTTTAATTAGTCAAAAtctcctgaaaaaaaaaataaactaaaactatCAGTAACAATAAGTGGTACCCACATGTTTTACTATAATACAAATATTATGATCACAcatccaaagaaaaaaaaataaaagaaagcacAAAAAGTTACCTTTCCCCAGTTGTTTGACAGAAACCAACAAAATCGGGACCACAACTTCTCTTCGACAGAACCCAACTTCTCTTCGATAAAAACCAACAAAATCGGGACCACAACTTCTTTTCGACAGAACCCAACTTCTCTTCGATAAAAACCAACAAAATCGAGAAGAGAGGATTTAGGGaaagcacaaagcacaaaaagTTACCTTTCCCCCGTTGTTTGACAGAAACCAACAAAATCGGGACCACAACTTCTCTTCGACAGAACCCAACTTCTCTTCAATAAAAACCAACAAAATCGGGACCACAACTTCTCTTCGACAGAACCCAACTTCTCTTCGATAAAAACCAACAAAATCGAGAAGAGAGGATTTAGGGAAGAAGAGAGAAGTTAGAGATTTGAGAAGAGAAGTTATCGACTTGGGAGAAGACAGAAAGTTAGGGATTTAGGAAGAGAGAGGTTATCAATTTGGGAAGAAAAGAGAAATTAGGGATTTCGGAACAGAGGTTTTCATTTTcgggagaagagagagagaggatagGGATTTGAGAAGAGAAATTATCGATTTGGGGAAAAGTTACACTAaggttattttggtattttcatcttatttttaacggaaaagagggtAATAGTGGATGGAAGGACTGATTTGTTAACGTTTTGAttatataaggacgttttaataggtttctgaaaatacagggactgacttgttaataatggcaatacccagggactaaatcgtaaattaccctaaattttatcatttattttatttaaatttgacaatcatttttcataatttatagtctagataataattaaattcatatatattttagtatttaattttcaatttttgtgTATATAATACTCTACCCACTTTATTAATTTAGACGATTCCATATATCTATGAATATTGTTTTGTAAAAAATCATGCATGCAAGACTTccattatcttttttttaaaaattaaaataagttaactttttttatttcaaataaaaaaattagtagaaaaaattaattaaattaaatttttacaaaatttttatttaaaacagaGGAAATACAAATATATCGAATTAGAATATTATGAATAAATGATAGTAGATATTAATTTACACTATTCAACCCCAAAATCTATTTATGTTCATCCACTCTTAGCacttttttgttttcatttagcAGTGTCCATTCAAATTTTGTGtgatctttcatttttttttttttttttatttttatcatgcaGGTTAGTTGCATTTAAAACCAAATGGGCAATTGATTAAAGCCAAACTGgcctataaaaaaaataaacccaAATTCCAGTCCAAGCCCGAATAGAACCCAGCCCATCTCAAGAATTTTCTGGAATAACCCATCGCTCCATCCCTCTCCCTCAGCCCATCTCAagaattttatcttttattcactatatttattaatttatatacatctaaaataaagatattataactaatattaaatataaattaaaaaataaatatgctttgtttaatattttcaatgaaattgtattgaatagtttctccatattaataaaatatacattaataagtttaaattataaaaaatttaaaatattattaatgtaaaaaaattaattaataaatattgttataaaattgaaatagcaattaataatttttttatattaaacagattaaagaggaaaatatttaacaatttaaaCTATCGAAAGACCTcattaatagaattttaaaactttaaaaatgttataatatattttttaaaataaaattgactaACAAATGAATGAGTTTCTCATGTCCCTCGTTCTATAAGGACTAAATTGTGAATTTGGAACAACCGCTAAAATGTTAAAAGCAGTATGACCAAAACAATAACAGCTAGGAAAAGAAGCTTCCTGGAAGGAGAGATACGaaggccaaaaaaaaaaaaaaaaaaaaaaaactgcgaGTGAAATAAAGTCGCATCCGGTCTTCCTTCGCTTCATGACAGCTTTCTAACTACTTCCAGTCTTCAAATCTgcgtggagagagagagagagattgatGCATATGGGCTTGGAAATTGTGGAGCCAAACACATGCATCAGAGGTTGCTGCAGCAGCAATTCCATTCCTTTACACCTGCCTCCGTCTTCTTATACTCTCCTCACTCCAATTGCCAGAGGTAACTCTCGAAATCTTCCtccagtattattattattattttctactTCTGCTTTGAATTTTGTTCTTCAAGCAATCAGATCGCTTGTAAATTCTTAATGACGTTTATTTTATTTGTCCTctttttgatatatatatatatatatatatatatatatatatatatagttgtttacttatttatttatggtTTTGGTGTATATAGGGGCGGAGAGTGTAGTATATGAAGGAATTCTGGATGGGAGGAAAGTTGCGGTGAAGAAACCCATCTTGTCTACTTCTGAGGACATTGATAAGTTCCATAAGGAGCTGCAACTCTTGTGGTATCTCTCTTACTCTCTCCTAAAGCaatggaaaatttttttattattttttttaaactgtAATTTAAGTTGGGTATAAGTAATTGCATTACCTGAACAGTTCACTCTTGCAATCATATATTACAGAAGTAATTCAAGAACATTGAAGTTATGGTCttatgataaaaaaatgaatGGATTGGAATGTCCTCAATATCTTAATTATATTTGTGATATGCCattgtgatgctatgttgattaTTTCTGATTTCTATCGTAATAATGTTATGTTTCTGATTCTCCCCCCAAAAAAGAAAAACGTACGCACACAATATTATATTGTAAGCAGCATATGAGGGTGATCTCATTTTTAATTATGTCTCAATTCAAGCTCAAACTCAATCTAGGAGAATTGCCTTTGGATTCTTTTCTTCCATCTTACTCAGATTTAGGGTTCTGTTATTTGAGGTCTGGAGATGCTACATGCCTCTTGTCCTTTTCAGTCTTTTCCTTGGTTCAACTCGTTTTCATTGTTTATGTAATTTGATATGCTTAATCATCCAAATTGATGCATTTTGTTGATTTGTACTTAACACGGTCATACGCCTTAAAACTTCTCATTCATGATT includes:
- the LOC122724407 gene encoding uncharacterized protein LOC122724407, producing the protein MRDYAIKGGYDITRVKNDSTRLTAKCSSTGCPWRFHASVLSDQVTFMVKTLHDEHTCIRPLRNENLNSNTKWIVEKLRENLRADPDMSYELMQHELMGKWGVEVPVWQLYRAKCKARDENMGMHCESFQKLKKYVHYLQTYNPGTVVKIQPAPRVNEDDPFVFQRIWIMFDAIKSGFENGCRPFIGLDGCHLKGPYGGIFLVAVILDGNRGVLPLAFSIVEAECGDSWTFFLENLYSCIGGGTDARPLTIMSDRQKGLIDAVKNIFPNASHRVCCRHLYMNFKKEFPGLMLRDDFWNAAKSTHSYEFWLHMKNLKPKRDQKPYDWLINIPFSQWTRHAFWPEAKCDNYTNNMTESFNAWIVKLRGLPIINIIESIRQKCMVRLHRRFAKAQTWEGIVTPRTKKVLNKIITASRFLKLLPGRNEEYEVHEGPCRFAVSLAKRTCSCGWWDISGLPCKHAARAIAYVRGNIEEFCHEYYTVQCYSRVYAGAIHPVPQAELEPDNKHPSMLPPPLRRQPGRPRKARKRDESEPPARGRRTATVTCARCLQTGHNKRTCQYAAVGANMAASQKKRKHTTASGAGTSRGVNTNQVGSSGGPTI